CGTGCAAGCCATAGCAGAAAAACCAGACCTAATTATTAGCGATATTTTAATGCCTATACAAGATGGTCTTTCTATGTTGAAACAGATAAAACAGAACCCTGAATTTAACAATACGCCTATTTTTATGCTTACTGCTAAAAATTCTGACGAGTCTAAAATTGAATGCTTAAGCCTTGGCGCAAACGACTATATAGAAAAGCCTTTTAGTTTAGAATTTCTTAAATGGAAAGTAAAAAACACCTTCAAAACGAGACATAATCTAAAAGAAAAATATAGCAAACTTATAACCACAGCACCTGTTGACAAACAAGTAGACTCTAACGACGAAAAATTCATTAAAAAGCTTATCACAATTATTGAAGACAATATGAACAATAATTTATTAAGCGTAGAATTTTTAGCTTCGGAAATTGGAATGAGCAGAGCAAACTTATATCGAAAAGTACAGCAAATACTGAATGATACTCCTGTAAATTTCATTAAAACGATAAAACTAAAACGAGCTGCTCAGTTACTAAAACAAGATAAAATGTATATCTCTGAAGTTGCTTACATGACGGGGTTTAACAACCAGAAATACTTCAGTAAATGCTTTAATAAAGAATACGGTATGAGCCCTACGGAGTATATTAAACAAAATACAGAATAAAATAATAGTTGCTAAAACCCAAAAAAAAATCTCAGTTATACCATATAACTGAGATTTTTTTGTGTTCATTTTGTAAATTTATAGATATATTCAATTAACATATTTCTCTGTTTTTTAGCTGTTTTTCAGAAAAATTATATTTTAATTAGACTAAATATTACATTATATCATTATTGATACAAATAACCCCGTTTTAATTGATTTTATGCCTAACTAGGTTTAACTTCGTTGCTCCTTAACAGCCACTCTAATTTTTAAAACTTAGTATAGCGAAACCAATGGATCACTATTTAGACCCTTTCTTTGAACTATCGATGGATTGTCTCTGTATTGCTAATTTCGATGGCTATTTCATTAAAATCAATCCTGCTTTTGTTGAGCTTTTAGGGTATTCTGAAACGGAATTACGCTCTAAATTAATTTCAGAATTTATTTATGATGAAGATAAAAAGCGTACAGCCTCTAACAGATCCAATTTAAAACAAAATAAACCTTTAATCAATTTTGAAAATAGATATGTAACCAAATCGGGCGCAATTATCTGGTTGCACTGGACCTCTATTCCTGTTGAAAAACATAAGCTAGTTTATGCCATTGCCAAAGATATTACACACAAAAAAGAATTAGAGAACGAACGCATATCGCACCTAAGCAAACTTAGTGAGGTTAACGAAAAACTTAAGCAGCTTAATTACACAACATCTCACGATCTTAGATCTCCGGTAAATAATTTAATATCATTAGTAGATTTAATTGATTTAAGTAAAGTTGAAGATCCAGAAACATTGAAAATGTTGAATTACATAAAAGTCTCTGCAGAAGGTTTAAACGATTCTCTCAACACTTACGTGGAAGCCTTTAAACAAAAAAACATATCGAACGAAACCTTAGATCTCGTTAATTTTAATACCATTTTCAACAAAGTAAGCCACTCCATAAGCACGTTAATACAAAAATCGGGAGCACAATTCGAAATAGACTTTAAAGCTTTAGAAAGCGTTCCGTTCAATCCGGCTTATATGGAAAGTATTTTTCTTAATTTCATTACAAACTCCATTAAATATGCACGACCAGAAGTTCCGTTAATCATTTCGATAACATCTAATAATTTATACGGTAAATCTACCTTTCAATATTCTGATAATGGTCTTGGATTTGATATGGAAAAAGTAGGACATCTAATATTTAAATTAAATCAACGTTTTCACGGAAATGAAGATAGCAAAGGCGTAGGCTTATATTTAGTTTACAACCACGTAACCTCACTTGGTGGAAGCATTCATGTTGATAGTAAGGTTAACCATGGTACAACATTTACTATTAGTTTTAAGGATTAATTCTTCCTGTACACATCAATTTATTTATCTTTTTTCTTTATAAAATCTAAGTCTATTACATAGACCAAAAACTTTAAATATTTAGAATTTAGGTTTCAACACATCACGTCTTAAAGTATTTTGTTTAACTTTTTTACAAAAAGATTAAACATTATTGTATCTTTACAAAGTATTTAATGTTACAATTTTTTAAAAATCTAAAAAACGAGATAAGATATGTTTGGACTATTCAAAACAAAATCAGAGAAAGATATATTACAAAAACAATATGAAAAACTGATGAATGAAGCCCACGCCCTATCCACTTCAAATAGAAGAATGAGCGATCAGAAAGTGTTTGAAGCAGAAGAAGTCATGAAAAAACTAGAAAAGTTGAATTAATAAATGAGTGAAGAAAAAAAGCCAGATCAGGTCGTTTACAATACAGAAACTAAAAGGTATGATGCTTCCATTAAGCCGTATGCTACTTCTGTTGGTGCACCTGTAATTACTCCAACCGATAGTATTGCTTGGAAAAACAGAAGCATCACAAAAATCAATCATAAGGTTGAGGCTAAATATCTGGAACTAAAAGCAGAATACGATAAAATGATTCAAGAATTTGAATATAACAAACTCATATTCGATGCCAAGTTTACTTTCGAACCCGTTATAGGCGAAGTATATCATTTATACAAAAGAGAAAATGGAGAATCCTTTCTATCCATAATAGCACCAGAACAATGCAATTTTAATCCTCTAGGAAGCTTTTATTTAAATGCAGACCAAACTTGGGAAAAAATATAATTTCACGATGACAGAAACAAAACCATTAACAGAAAGAGAGTTAGACCGCATTATTGAAATGGCTTGGGAAGATCGCACGCCTTTTGAAGCTATTCTATTTCAGTTTGGATTACCTGAAAAAGAAGTTATTAAAGTGATGCGTGGCAACCTAAAAGAGTCTAGCTTTAAACGCTGGCGTAAACGTGTAAATAGCGGAGTGAGCAAGAAACATTTAAAAAAACGAAATCCAGATATTACACGTTTTAAATGCTCTAGACAAAAAGCTATTTCTGGCAACAAAATAAGTAAACGTTAGTAAAAACAGCTCACCACGAATAGCAAAAAATTAAAAATGTTTATTCAATTATATTATCCCTAAAAAAGTAAATAACTTCTTGAAAAGGCAAGCTATAAATATTGTTTGGTTAAAGCGAGATATTCGTTCGCAAGATCATGAGCCTTTACAAAAAGCGGAACAAGCAGGTATTCCATACCTTATTATTTATCTATTTGAACCTTCTATAATAGAATATCCAGATACAAGTCCGAGACATTTAAAATTCATTTACCACTCTATTTCGACATTAAACAAAACATTAGAAACTTATAAAAGACGTGTTGAAGTCTTTTACGGAGAAGCTATTACAGTTTTTCAAGATTTGAATAACATATTCGATATCAAATCTG
The window above is part of the Algibacter sp. L3A6 genome. Proteins encoded here:
- a CDS encoding PAS domain-containing sensor histidine kinase: MDHYLDPFFELSMDCLCIANFDGYFIKINPAFVELLGYSETELRSKLISEFIYDEDKKRTASNRSNLKQNKPLINFENRYVTKSGAIIWLHWTSIPVEKHKLVYAIAKDITHKKELENERISHLSKLSEVNEKLKQLNYTTSHDLRSPVNNLISLVDLIDLSKVEDPETLKMLNYIKVSAEGLNDSLNTYVEAFKQKNISNETLDLVNFNTIFNKVSHSISTLIQKSGAQFEIDFKALESVPFNPAYMESIFLNFITNSIKYARPEVPLIISITSNNLYGKSTFQYSDNGLGFDMEKVGHLIFKLNQRFHGNEDSKGVGLYLVYNHVTSLGGSIHVDSKVNHGTTFTISFKD
- a CDS encoding Lacal_2735 family protein, whose protein sequence is MFGLFKTKSEKDILQKQYEKLMNEAHALSTSNRRMSDQKVFEAEEVMKKLEKLN
- a CDS encoding DUF2452 domain-containing protein, which codes for MSEEKKPDQVVYNTETKRYDASIKPYATSVGAPVITPTDSIAWKNRSITKINHKVEAKYLELKAEYDKMIQEFEYNKLIFDAKFTFEPVIGEVYHLYKRENGESFLSIIAPEQCNFNPLGSFYLNADQTWEKI
- a CDS encoding TIGR03643 family protein is translated as MTETKPLTERELDRIIEMAWEDRTPFEAILFQFGLPEKEVIKVMRGNLKESSFKRWRKRVNSGVSKKHLKKRNPDITRFKCSRQKAISGNKISKR